TATTTACATTATCTACATCTTCACCAATTTCTACAACTTCGCCAATAAATTCATGTCCTAAAATCGCTCCAGGAGTTGCACTGTGTCCTGGAGGAATGCTAAGTATATGCAGGTCAGTGCCACAAATACCGGCAGCTAAAACTTTTACC
This genomic stretch from Thermococcus sp. CX2 harbors:
- a CDS encoding alcohol dehydrogenase catalytic domain-containing protein → MKAAIFKGEGKLVVEDVPKPDLSKDLIIPKKYKPEQFMKIRREELVLVKVLAAGICGTDLHILSIPPGHSATPGAILGHEFIGEVVEIGEDVDNVN